In a genomic window of Aggregatimonas sangjinii:
- a CDS encoding DUF2199 domain-containing protein, which produces MFWRKKKNKTTEFKCSQCGQAHSEWPALAFKAPSNYHYLSEKQKSEIGKLDTDFCEIHHEDQIDRFIRVTLTQKLYDACETLEYGLWVSLSEKSYLDYQENYDNSNHETGYFGWLCSNIAQYGDTSSIPCDVMTKTGNDRPEIFPHQDFDHPFVKDYYAGISKKEAENRIDEMLKNIE; this is translated from the coding sequence ATGTTCTGGAGAAAGAAAAAAAATAAAACAACCGAATTTAAATGCTCTCAATGTGGTCAGGCACATTCGGAATGGCCAGCATTAGCTTTTAAAGCACCGTCCAATTATCATTACCTTTCAGAGAAACAAAAATCGGAAATCGGAAAATTAGATACGGACTTTTGCGAAATTCATCACGAAGACCAAATTGACCGCTTTATAAGAGTAACGCTTACTCAAAAACTATATGATGCTTGCGAAACTCTAGAATATGGACTTTGGGTTTCTTTAAGTGAAAAAAGCTATCTAGATTATCAAGAAAACTATGATAATTCGAATCACGAAACTGGTTATTTTGGTTGGTTATGTAGCAATATCGCCCAATATGGAGACACTTCTTCAATTCCATGTGATGTTATGACTAAAACTGGAAATGATAGACCTGAAATCTTTCCTCATCAAGATTTCGACCATCCTTTTGTAAAGGATTACTATGCTGGAATATCAAAAAAAGAAGCTGAAAATCGAATAGATGAAATGCTAAAAAACATTGAGTAA